CACCGTGTCGAACACCGCTCGACAACGCGTAGACAACTTCTGCAACTGTTGGGTTGGTGGTGACGAAGGCGATGTTGTCTGGTTTGCCGAGAAGGTGGACCGCTTCGGCCATATCTATTGCGAAGTCTGCTTTCCAGTTAGCGAAAGCAGCGCATGCTGCGGCACCTGACGGACAACAATCGATTGGTGAATGAGTCCGGATACATTAATGCGCATAATATATATTATGTTAAATAATATCTGGATCACACATAGAACACGGCCAGCCATGACGACCAAAACGATCTGGCAGCGATTTGCCGCTTGCCAACATGGCAGCCCCATCCGCACTATCCCCCGTCCAACGACATCAAATGAGCATCTCCACCGACTGCCATGGTATTGGTCGTGATCACTTTTTCATCGACGAATCGCTGCCAATAGCTGGCACTGGGTTCATCCCGCACAATCCTGGGCAATGCGCCGCACTGCTGATCCAGCAAACGCGACATCGTCGGCTGAAGCAAAGCGCTCCCGGGCGGGATAACCAGCGTGTGATAACACGCTGCGGCGTCCAGTTGAACTGGATCATGCAGTACCACAGCCCCTAATTCGCCCAGCTCACTGCGTAACGCATGCTCACGTTCGAGCACCACGTCTCGCCAACCTTCGGGAATAACAAGATGCAGCACGTTCCCTGTGGATAGCACGGCGTCCATAGTCGCCAGGCAGTGGCTCACCGGATCACCCGCTGCATAGAACGCAGCGACCACGCCTCTGGGCTGGATGAGATACAGATTGCGCTCGCCGGCAGAACTGCTCAGCGCAACCGGCGCCGTGTCTGCTGCCTTGTAGCGTTGTCTGCCCGCTCCGGAATCATGCCGTCTCAGATTGGGCACATAAAGTGGCCCACCGGCTTTGGGCCCGGTGCCGGAGAGCCCTCGCCCACCAAACGGCTGCACGCCGACCACCGCACCGACCATGTCGCGATTGACATAAACATTGCCAACCTTGATGGCGGCAGCGAGATAGTCCGCGCACCGCTGAATGCGCGTGTGTATGCCCAGCGTCAACCCAAAGCCTGCGGCGTTGATCTGCTCGACCACGGCCGGCAATTCATCTGCAGCATAGCGAATCACATGCACAATCGGCCCGAACACTTCCTCCGGCAACTGTTTCATATGCTGGATTTCATAAAGCCGTGGAGCGAAAAAGTAACCCTGGCTATGCGTCGGCGCTGACTTAGCTACGTGCAGCAAACGCGCCTCTTTATCCAGACGCTGGCAATGTGCATGCAATCGTTGGCGCGCCGGCTCATCAATGAGTGGCCCCACATCGGTAGCCAGCTCCTGCGGGCTGCCAAGTTTCAGTTCATCCATGGCGCCCTTGATCAATTCGATCACCCGATCTGCCGTGTCCGCCTGCAAAAACAGCACGCGCAGGGCCGAGCAACGCTGACCGGCGCTATGAAAACCCGAGCGGATGACATCGTCCACCAACTGCTCTGCCAGTGCTGTCGAATCGGCGATCAGGGCATTCTGCCCCCCCGTTTCAGCCACCAGTGGAATCGGCGCATCGGTGCGCTGAGCCAGCGTCCTGAACAACCAGCGCGCCGTGCGGTTGGAACCGGTGAACAGCACCGCCTGAATCCGGCAATCCGGGACCAGCACCCTGCCCGCATCAGCACCTGGCGCAATCACACACTGCACCCGGTCGGGCGGCAGGCCGCACGTCTGCATGAGCTTCAGCGCGTGCAAGGCCATCAAGCTGGTCTGCTCGGCGGGCTTGGCCAGCACCGCATTGCCGGCGGCCAGAGCCGCGGTAATCTGGCCGATGAAAATCGCCAGCGGAAAATTCCACGGGCTGATACACAGCACCACGCCATGAGGGCGCCCTGGCGGCAAGCGCTGAATTTGCGCCGCGTAATAGCGACAAAAATCGGCCGCTTCGCGCACTTCGGCCAGCCCATCGAGCAGCGTTTTGCCCGCTTCGCGTGCGCACAGATCAATCCAGTGCGCCTGCTCGGCTTCCAGGGCATCGGCCAAGCGCAGCAGAAACGCGGCCCGGGCGGGCGCCAGCCAGTCCTTGCGCGCGAAGGCGCGCTGGGCGCGCGCAAGCTTGTCCTGCATGGACGCCGTGCTATCCCAGGCAAAGCTCCCCACACGCTGGCGGATGTCCGCCGGACTGTAAACAGTCTGCTCTGCCCTGCCCGCGTGCTCGTACGTGGGCAGGGTTCTGGCCGCATCATCCAAACGCTGCAATGCACAGATATCCGACACATCAAACCCACCGGAGTTGTCACGCGCTGGTGCGTACAACGCGCGGGGTGCCGCGATGGCCGGGTTATGCACATCAGCGCACTCGCGCAGTTTGAGCAAAGGGTCCTGAATCAGCGCCTGAACAGGGATGTTTTCATCCGCCATGTTGTTGACGAAGGAGCTGTTGGCACCGTTTTCCAGCAGACGCCGAACCAGGTACGCGAGCAAGTCCTGATGCTCACCCACCGGCGCATAAACCCGGCAGGTAACACCGCTGTCTCGCATCACCTGATGATGCAGCTCCGCACCCATGCCATGCAGGCGCTGGAACTCGTAGCCTGTACGCTGCTGATCCATGGCCAGAATCGCAGCCACCGTCCACGCATTGTGGGTGGCAAATTGCGGATACACGTAGGCGCGCTGATCCAGCAGCTTGCGCGCACAGGCTTGATAGCACAGGTCAGTGCTG
The Oceanococcus atlanticus DNA segment above includes these coding regions:
- the putA gene encoding bifunctional proline dehydrogenase/L-glutamate gamma-semialdehyde dehydrogenase PutA, which translates into the protein MPWTPPLPSADDPLLRAMHQHWLQADEAALAPLLTLADLGASARQQAREYARRLVEQVRATQHQRGGVEALLHEYSLSSEEGVALMCLAEALLRVPDVTSMDALIRDKLQDTNWAAHRGRSHALFVNATTWALLISGKVLRYGDVERQALHGVVPRMLGRLGQPVLRRAIRQAMAMIGKLFVMGCTIEQALVSAEKTASPGELYSYDMLGEGARCASAATTYTHRYRQAIDAIGQRNTSGHPDQAAGISIKLSALHPRFEAAQRERVLHELVPTLLDLCVQARRYNIGLTLDAEEAARLDLSLQVIQAVLREPALRGWDGFGVAVQAYQKRAPLVIDWLVAQARGAGQRIMVRLVKGAYWDTEIKRAQVQGLAGYPVFTRKLSTDLCYQACARKLLDQRAYVYPQFATHNAWTVAAILAMDQQRTGYEFQRLHGMGAELHHQVMRDSGVTCRVYAPVGEHQDLLAYLVRRLLENGANSSFVNNMADENIPVQALIQDPLLKLRECADVHNPAIAAPRALYAPARDNSGGFDVSDICALQRLDDAARTLPTYEHAGRAEQTVYSPADIRQRVGSFAWDSTASMQDKLARAQRAFARKDWLAPARAAFLLRLADALEAEQAHWIDLCAREAGKTLLDGLAEVREAADFCRYYAAQIQRLPPGRPHGVVLCISPWNFPLAIFIGQITAALAAGNAVLAKPAEQTSLMALHALKLMQTCGLPPDRVQCVIAPGADAGRVLVPDCRIQAVLFTGSNRTARWLFRTLAQRTDAPIPLVAETGGQNALIADSTALAEQLVDDVIRSGFHSAGQRCSALRVLFLQADTADRVIELIKGAMDELKLGSPQELATDVGPLIDEPARQRLHAHCQRLDKEARLLHVAKSAPTHSQGYFFAPRLYEIQHMKQLPEEVFGPIVHVIRYAADELPAVVEQINAAGFGLTLGIHTRIQRCADYLAAAIKVGNVYVNRDMVGAVVGVQPFGGRGLSGTGPKAGGPLYVPNLRRHDSGAGRQRYKAADTAPVALSSSAGERNLYLIQPRGVVAAFYAAGDPVSHCLATMDAVLSTGNVLHLVIPEGWRDVVLEREHALRSELGELGAVVLHDPVQLDAAACYHTLVIPPGSALLQPTMSRLLDQQCGALPRIVRDEPSASYWQRFVDEKVITTNTMAVGGDAHLMSLDGG
- a CDS encoding PAS domain-containing protein, which codes for MADEGTFLSANKAFCLGFNLKPEAVIGTHISELFSPRSVSHASKAANTVSNTARQRVDNFCNCWVGGDEGDVVWFAEKVDRFGHIYCEVCFPVSESSACCGT